The Pelistega ratti genome window below encodes:
- a CDS encoding DUF262 domain-containing protein, with protein MLATNFKTENNTLRKLIGNGLIYKIPRFQRDYSWETEQWEDLWADIMSIIEDTDHPAHYMGYLVLQSTDDKSFEVIDGQQRLTTTTIIILAILKNLQDLIDAGNDIQANTQRLNQIRQTYIGYLDPVTLISRPKLTLNRNNNDYFQNYLVPLGHLPQRGLRASEHLLRKAFEWFYQKVNQYLEKERGNEGPRLAQLVEYISDNLFFTVITVSNELNAYKVFETLNSRGVRLSSTDLLKNYLFSILDKNQDNTHELQNLETRWENIVNRLQSEKFPDFLRIYWNSRYKFTRHTELFKVIRHHIKDREAVFNLIRGIEEDLDTYLALSSPEGSNWSLNDKRLIHTLKLFRVRQPFSLLLSAKRYLETDDFSTLLRAVVIISFRYSIIGSYSPTDLEHTYHHVVQQINQGKANSIHKILNLLKPVYINDDRFSKDFTEKVIKNTRLARFILCELEYYTSQAELDFTSDTFNIEHILPQNAPDGWGGFNHEEINTLTYRLGNMVLLSSNTNRDVGVLEYTQKRELLKQSHFSLTHKLAEQYAEWTPQTITAWQRQLAKQAKTIWRIAQLS; from the coding sequence ATGTTAGCCACCAACTTCAAAACTGAAAATAATACCCTCAGAAAACTTATCGGTAATGGTTTGATCTATAAAATTCCTCGTTTTCAACGAGACTATAGCTGGGAGACAGAGCAATGGGAAGATCTATGGGCTGATATTATGAGTATCATAGAAGACACTGATCATCCTGCTCACTATATGGGGTATCTTGTGCTCCAATCAACAGATGATAAATCTTTTGAAGTCATTGATGGACAGCAACGTTTAACCACAACAACTATTATCATTTTAGCCATTTTAAAAAATCTTCAAGATTTAATTGATGCAGGTAATGATATACAAGCGAATACCCAACGATTGAATCAAATTCGTCAGACTTATATTGGCTATTTAGATCCTGTTACCTTAATTTCTCGTCCTAAACTTACCTTAAATCGTAATAATAACGACTATTTCCAAAATTATCTTGTTCCTCTTGGACATTTACCACAACGTGGGTTACGAGCATCTGAACATTTATTGCGTAAAGCTTTTGAATGGTTTTATCAGAAAGTTAATCAATACTTAGAAAAAGAGAGAGGAAATGAAGGTCCTCGATTAGCACAGCTTGTTGAATATATTAGTGATAATCTGTTTTTTACTGTTATTACAGTATCAAATGAATTAAATGCTTATAAGGTATTTGAAACACTTAATTCTCGTGGTGTTCGACTTTCTTCAACAGACTTATTAAAAAACTATCTCTTTTCTATTCTTGATAAAAACCAAGATAATACACATGAGTTACAAAATTTAGAGACACGTTGGGAAAATATAGTAAATCGATTACAGTCAGAGAAATTCCCTGATTTTTTGCGTATTTATTGGAACAGTCGATATAAATTCACACGACACACTGAATTATTTAAAGTTATTCGACATCATATCAAAGATAGAGAAGCCGTCTTTAACCTAATACGAGGAATAGAAGAAGACTTAGATACTTATTTAGCCTTATCTTCTCCTGAAGGATCAAATTGGTCTCTTAATGATAAACGCTTAATTCATACATTAAAACTTTTTCGAGTACGACAACCTTTCTCTCTACTATTGAGTGCCAAGCGTTATTTAGAAACAGACGATTTCTCAACATTATTACGAGCAGTTGTTATTATTTCCTTTAGATATAGCATTATCGGTTCATACAGTCCTACTGATTTAGAGCATACCTATCATCATGTTGTACAGCAAATCAATCAAGGAAAAGCAAATAGCATCCATAAAATATTAAATTTATTAAAACCCGTCTATATTAACGACGATCGCTTTAGTAAAGATTTCACAGAAAAAGTGATTAAAAATACCCGTTTAGCTCGTTTTATTTTGTGTGAACTTGAATACTATACTTCTCAAGCTGAGCTTGATTTTACAAGTGATACATTTAATATTGAACATATTCTTCCCCAAAACGCTCCAGATGGCTGGGGAGGGTTTAACCATGAAGAAATAAACACCTTAACTTATCGATTAGGTAATATGGTTTTATTATCATCAAATACTAATCGCGATGTAGGTGTCCTAGAATATACACAAAAAAGAGAACTTTTAAAACAAAGCCACTTTTCACTTACTCATAAGCTAGCAGAGCAATATGCTGAATGGACTCCACAAACCATTACTGCTTGGCAACGACAACTAGCCAAACAAGCCAAAACTATATGGAGAATAGCACAATTGAGTTAA
- the glf gene encoding UDP-galactopyranose mutase: protein MMKKFLLVGAGFSNAVIARELAEQGYQVTVIDQRYHVAGNCHTERDTETDIMVHVYGPHIFHTDNERVWHYVNQFGEFMPFVNRVKTISQGAVYSLPINLHTINQFFGKTCSPKEAKALIESQADMSITDPQTFEEQAMRFVGKDLYKAFFYGYTKKQWGVEPKELPASILKRLPVRFNYNDNYFAHKYQGMPKEGYTAIVENILNHKNIEVRLNTPFDTSMKSDFDHIFWSGPLDAYFDFELGRLGYRTLDFEAFHDEGDFQGNAVINYGDEEVPYTRISEHKHFAPWEEHEKTICYREFSRACGENDIPYYPIRLVKDKALLQQYVEKAQQETKVTFVGRLGTYRYLDMDVTIKEALEVADTVKAQLKEHQALQPFYVSMGVGGIV from the coding sequence ATGATGAAAAAGTTTCTTTTGGTTGGTGCAGGTTTTTCAAATGCGGTTATTGCGCGTGAATTAGCCGAGCAAGGTTATCAAGTAACCGTTATTGATCAACGATATCATGTGGCGGGCAATTGCCATACTGAACGTGATACAGAGACAGATATAATGGTACACGTATATGGTCCACACATTTTTCATACAGATAATGAGCGGGTATGGCATTATGTGAACCAGTTTGGTGAGTTTATGCCGTTTGTAAACCGTGTAAAAACAATTAGCCAAGGTGCAGTATATTCTTTACCGATTAATTTACATACTATTAATCAGTTCTTTGGTAAAACCTGTTCCCCTAAAGAGGCTAAGGCGCTTATTGAAAGCCAAGCAGATATGTCAATTACTGATCCACAAACATTTGAAGAACAAGCGATGCGTTTTGTGGGGAAAGATTTATATAAAGCATTCTTTTATGGCTATACCAAAAAACAATGGGGGGTAGAACCAAAGGAATTACCAGCGAGTATTTTAAAGCGCTTACCTGTGCGTTTTAATTATAATGACAACTACTTTGCTCATAAATATCAAGGTATGCCAAAAGAGGGCTATACGGCTATTGTTGAAAATATCCTAAATCATAAAAATATTGAAGTACGATTAAATACACCTTTTGATACATCAATGAAATCAGATTTTGACCATATTTTTTGGTCAGGTCCTTTAGATGCTTATTTTGATTTTGAGTTAGGTCGTTTAGGTTATCGAACTTTAGATTTTGAAGCTTTCCATGATGAAGGGGATTTCCAAGGGAATGCTGTTATTAACTATGGTGATGAAGAAGTACCTTATACTCGTATTTCTGAACATAAACACTTTGCTCCTTGGGAAGAGCATGAGAAAACTATCTGCTATCGAGAGTTTAGTCGTGCCTGTGGAGAGAATGATATTCCATACTATCCTATTCGTTTAGTCAAAGATAAAGCTCTATTACAGCAATATGTAGAAAAAGCACAGCAAGAAACAAAAGTGACTTTTGTTGGACGACTTGGTACATATCGTTATCTTGATATGGATGTTACGATTAAAGAGGCGCTTGAAGTGGCGGATACGGTTAAGGCTCAATTAAAAGAGCATCAAGCATTACAGCCATTTTATGTGAGTATGGGGGTTGGGGGTATAGTTTAG
- the wbaP gene encoding undecaprenyl-phosphate galactose phosphotransferase WbaP produces MLKRTLPKLIIASCDFFLIFVSFYLAISVMRAFVGGNIDSFLPNSQFSDRLWIHLFIAIIGMGWFWVRLRHYTYRKPFWFEQKEIVRTLIILSVIELAIIAFSKLYSSRNLWVLTWIIALFLVPIGRFVVKSILIKSGAYLKNTIIIGAGENAIDTYRALMEERYLGLNIQAFIVLKHKHPDLDSLGVPILENFDKANLTSICDQDTQFTIAIEDDELHERNAWLRFLTNRHYRFVSVIPTLRGLPLYSTNIVFLFSHELIMMRISNNLAKRSSRFIKRTFDIFGSLAIITILSPLLITLFFLIKRDGGNAIYGHPRIGRKGKTFNCLKFRSMVVNSKEILEELLANDPEARAEWEKDFKLKNDPRITKIGHFLRKTSLDELPQLFNVLKGEMSLVGPRPIVKDELERYEEDVDYYLMAKPGMTGLWQVSGRNDVDYEKRVYFDAWYVKNWSLWNDIAILCKTVNVVLKRKGAY; encoded by the coding sequence ATGCTAAAACGTACTTTACCTAAGTTAATTATTGCCTCCTGTGATTTTTTCTTAATATTCGTCTCTTTTTATTTGGCGATAAGTGTGATGCGAGCATTTGTCGGAGGGAATATAGACTCTTTTCTACCCAATTCACAATTTTCTGATCGATTATGGATTCATCTTTTTATTGCAATCATAGGTATGGGATGGTTTTGGGTTCGTTTACGTCATTATACTTATCGGAAACCTTTTTGGTTTGAACAAAAAGAAATCGTTAGAACACTGATTATTTTATCGGTTATTGAGTTGGCTATTATTGCTTTTTCAAAACTCTATAGCTCTCGTAATTTGTGGGTATTAACTTGGATCATTGCACTTTTTCTTGTACCTATTGGTCGATTTGTTGTTAAAAGTATTCTCATTAAATCAGGTGCATATCTTAAAAATACGATTATTATTGGAGCAGGAGAGAATGCAATTGATACTTATAGAGCCTTAATGGAAGAGCGCTATCTGGGATTAAATATTCAGGCATTTATTGTGTTAAAACATAAACACCCTGATTTGGACTCATTGGGTGTTCCTATTTTAGAGAATTTTGATAAAGCTAATCTTACCTCTATTTGTGATCAAGATACACAATTTACCATTGCAATTGAAGATGATGAGTTACATGAGAGGAATGCTTGGCTACGATTCTTAACTAATCGCCATTACCGTTTTGTATCGGTTATCCCGACATTAAGAGGATTGCCTTTATATAGCACTAATATTGTTTTTTTATTTAGTCATGAATTAATCATGATGCGTATTAGTAATAATCTGGCAAAACGATCTTCACGCTTTATTAAGCGAACATTTGATATTTTTGGTTCATTAGCGATTATTACCATACTTTCTCCACTATTAATAACACTCTTTTTCCTTATTAAAAGAGATGGTGGAAATGCTATTTATGGGCATCCTAGAATTGGACGAAAAGGAAAAACCTTTAATTGTTTAAAATTTAGATCAATGGTGGTAAATTCTAAAGAAATTTTAGAAGAATTATTGGCAAATGACCCAGAAGCACGAGCGGAATGGGAGAAAGATTTTAAATTAAAAAATGACCCTCGTATTACAAAAATCGGACATTTCTTACGTAAGACAAGCCTAGATGAATTACCCCAACTTTTTAATGTGTTAAAAGGGGAAATGAGTCTTGTTGGTCCACGTCCGATTGTAAAAGATGAGTTAGAACGTTATGAAGAAGATGTTGATTACTATCTTATGGCAAAACCGGGTATGACAGGATTATGGCAGGTGAGTGGACGTAATGACGTGGACTATGAAAAACGGGTTTATTTTGATGCATGGTATGTGAAAAACTGGTCATTATGGAATGATATTGCTATTTTATGTAAAACCGTTAATGTTGTTTTAAAGCGAAAAGGGGCTTATTGA
- the galU gene encoding UTP--glucose-1-phosphate uridylyltransferase GalU, whose protein sequence is MLKAVIPVAGLGTRMLPATKAIPKEMLTLADKPLIQYIVEECIAAGIKEIILVNHASKTAVENHFDTHYELEDQLERKGKTALLAEIQAIKPADVSIISVRQGTAKGLGHAVYAAYPVVGDNPFAVLLPDMLVDEIACNPLRDNLAAMIARYQETGFSQILVEPVPEKEVDKYGVVDCGGAQLQAGQTAKMTAIVEKPPIDKAPSNLAVIGRYVFSKGIWSLLAQTKPGVGGEIQLTDAIAALMKAETVEAAVITGKSYDCGDKLGYAKAFVDYALRHGKIGKDFEQWLKTRV, encoded by the coding sequence ATGCTAAAAGCCGTTATCCCCGTTGCAGGTCTTGGTACTCGTATGTTACCTGCGACCAAAGCCATTCCAAAAGAAATGCTTACGTTGGCAGACAAGCCTTTAATTCAATATATTGTTGAAGAATGTATTGCTGCAGGGATTAAAGAGATCATATTGGTTAATCACGCTTCTAAAACAGCGGTAGAAAATCATTTTGATACGCACTACGAGCTAGAAGATCAATTAGAACGTAAAGGTAAAACAGCCTTATTAGCAGAAATCCAAGCGATTAAACCAGCTGATGTTTCCATTATCAGTGTCCGACAAGGAACAGCCAAAGGCTTAGGTCATGCTGTTTATGCCGCTTACCCTGTTGTTGGCGATAATCCTTTTGCTGTTTTATTGCCTGATATGCTGGTAGATGAAATAGCTTGTAATCCTCTACGTGATAATCTAGCAGCGATGATTGCTCGATATCAAGAAACAGGATTTAGCCAAATTTTGGTTGAACCTGTTCCTGAAAAAGAAGTGGATAAATATGGTGTTGTAGATTGTGGAGGTGCGCAATTACAAGCAGGACAAACGGCAAAAATGACAGCTATTGTCGAAAAACCTCCTATTGATAAAGCCCCATCTAACCTAGCTGTTATTGGTCGATATGTTTTTTCAAAAGGAATCTGGTCTCTGCTGGCTCAAACAAAACCGGGGGTTGGTGGTGAAATTCAACTTACCGATGCTATTGCTGCACTAATGAAAGCAGAAACCGTTGAAGCGGCTGTTATTACTGGCAAATCTTATGATTGTGGTGATAAATTAGGATATGCAAAGGCTTTTGTCGATTATGCCCTACGTCATGGCAAAATTGGCAAAGATTTTGAACAATGGTTAAAAACCAGAGTATAA
- a CDS encoding SWIM zinc finger family protein, protein MCFEKVAEVVGEKIAERGWDYFIQNKVRDLEERASYWTAQIMGSQIYHAVIKLSKTGVLLDAQCNCPYNHAYCKHIAALWFAVLDREQKIDKSSLGISSHVDKQTQDTSNIFSAAFSPSPIAYQDLIDDVKKICNKARNGCSYYQASAFASSIQQIINQRHLFSLEEQFELLQLIYKRLITIIEKSDDSDGLIGDAIITCLNESEVIYEEADEVLQKKIEKFWKTLAENPDKHWIAETEGIADIWLDAMLNKKVPPQKLLKWIDDQQTTVSSYQQDKWHQRTLRLLYMINQEQAIAFLEQHLEIPEFLSRYTTLLMNRGDYKEAEALLLNAVKKGGSGKLRGEWLYQLIELSERQKDTEKIAHYAKLLTFAGFGLNVSAFERWKECYQPSEWVEVRNQTIKKLKGATILIAQIYQHERLWDDLAKLLRISNDVSLIKQFLNVLPKEYHIEIARHLFKLKMKEFKTIQTGRTAYQRWCYDIRELKQAYPALQHEIKAALSALREQYQNRPAFIEELDRILLNLAWYREELP, encoded by the coding sequence ATGTGTTTTGAAAAAGTGGCAGAAGTTGTTGGTGAAAAAATAGCAGAACGAGGATGGGATTATTTTATACAAAATAAAGTGCGTGATTTGGAAGAGCGTGCATCTTATTGGACGGCTCAAATTATGGGCTCTCAAATTTATCATGCGGTTATAAAACTGAGTAAAACAGGTGTTTTATTAGATGCGCAATGTAATTGCCCTTATAACCATGCGTATTGTAAGCATATTGCTGCACTTTGGTTTGCTGTCTTGGATAGAGAACAAAAAATAGATAAATCTTCATTAGGGATTAGTAGCCATGTAGATAAGCAAACACAAGATACGTCAAATATATTCTCTGCTGCCTTTTCTCCATCACCGATAGCTTATCAAGATTTAATAGATGATGTGAAGAAAATCTGTAATAAGGCTAGGAATGGTTGCTCTTATTATCAAGCGAGTGCATTTGCTAGTAGTATTCAACAGATCATTAATCAGCGTCATCTATTTTCACTAGAAGAGCAGTTTGAATTACTTCAGCTTATTTATAAACGATTAATAACGATTATTGAAAAATCAGATGATTCTGATGGGTTGATTGGTGATGCAATTATTACTTGCTTAAATGAATCTGAGGTAATTTATGAAGAAGCAGATGAGGTATTACAGAAGAAAATAGAGAAGTTTTGGAAAACACTCGCAGAAAATCCAGATAAACACTGGATTGCTGAGACGGAAGGTATAGCAGATATTTGGCTTGATGCTATGCTAAATAAAAAAGTGCCTCCTCAGAAATTATTAAAATGGATTGATGATCAGCAAACTACGGTAAGTAGCTATCAACAAGATAAGTGGCATCAGAGAACATTACGATTACTGTATATGATTAATCAAGAGCAAGCCATAGCATTTTTAGAACAACACTTAGAGATACCTGAGTTTTTATCTCGATATACAACCCTATTAATGAATAGGGGTGATTATAAAGAAGCTGAGGCTTTACTACTGAATGCTGTTAAAAAGGGCGGTTCAGGAAAACTTCGTGGAGAGTGGCTTTACCAATTAATAGAGTTAAGTGAACGACAAAAGGATACAGAAAAAATTGCACACTATGCTAAATTGTTGACCTTTGCTGGTTTTGGTTTAAATGTTTCTGCTTTTGAACGATGGAAAGAATGTTATCAACCCTCTGAATGGGTAGAAGTAAGAAATCAGACAATTAAAAAATTAAAAGGTGCGACAATTCTTATTGCTCAAATTTATCAGCATGAACGTCTATGGGATGATTTAGCAAAATTATTACGAATAAGTAATGATGTAAGTTTAATTAAGCAATTTTTGAACGTATTACCTAAAGAATATCATATAGAGATAGCAAGGCACTTGTTTAAACTTAAAATGAAAGAATTTAAAACAATACAAACGGGTAGAACGGCATATCAACGATGGTGTTATGATATACGAGAATTAAAACAGGCGTATCCTGCATTACAACATGAAATAAAAGCAGCATTAAGTGCTTTACGAGAGCAGTATCAGAATAGACCTGCTTTTATAGAAGAATTAGATAGAATTTTGCTAAATTTGGCATGGTATAGGGAGGAGTTACCTTGA
- the rfbC gene encoding dTDP-4-dehydrorhamnose 3,5-epimerase has protein sequence MKIRDTAISDVKVLIPQIWEDTRGFFMETFREEWFNTHIADCRFVQENYSTSYQGVLRGLHYQTKQTQGKLIHVLEGEIFDVVVDLRRQSPTFKQWVGTTLSAENKYQLWVPEGFAHGFYVLSQQASIMYKCTDYYCPHAEQTLLWNDPELNIHWPLKGEPILSEKDKKGVLLKEAVAFDR, from the coding sequence ATGAAAATTAGGGATACCGCCATTTCGGATGTTAAGGTATTGATCCCCCAAATATGGGAAGATACGCGGGGATTTTTTATGGAAACATTTCGAGAGGAATGGTTTAATACACATATAGCTGATTGCCGATTTGTGCAAGAGAACTACTCTACTTCTTATCAAGGGGTATTAAGAGGATTGCATTATCAAACGAAACAAACGCAAGGTAAGTTAATCCATGTGCTTGAGGGTGAAATTTTTGATGTTGTCGTTGATTTACGCCGACAATCCCCGACTTTTAAGCAATGGGTAGGTACAACACTTTCAGCTGAAAATAAATATCAACTTTGGGTACCAGAGGGATTTGCACATGGGTTTTATGTATTAAGTCAGCAGGCTAGCATTATGTATAAATGTACGGATTATTATTGTCCTCATGCAGAACAAACTTTGCTGTGGAATGATCCTGAATTAAATATTCATTGGCCTTTAAAAGGAGAGCCTATTTTGTCAGAAAAGGATAAAAAGGGTGTATTATTAAAAGAAGCCGTGGCGTTTGATAGGTAG
- the rfbD gene encoding dTDP-4-dehydrorhamnose reductase produces MSRWLIIGANGQVGKHLNSVLQSYPIDNLALLAVGRESVDITHTKAVKSLINDFQPTIVINAAAYTNVEQAEHHPEVAEKTNVKGVQNLAEATAQIGACLIHLSSDYVFDGQLKQPYHEEDLTNPLNQYGKTKLAGELIVKSINPRHIILRTSWVFSEQGHNFVKTILRLAKEKETLQIVADQIGAPTYAGDIAQVLVQIALQIQEGREDVFGLYHFSGFPYISWYLFAQFILAQTQQQKILSKLPTLLPISSKEYASIVKRPLNTCLAMDKIKRTFAIEPSDWQKALVKLHPYIE; encoded by the coding sequence GTGTCAAGGTGGTTAATTATCGGTGCTAATGGTCAAGTAGGTAAACACTTAAATTCAGTTTTACAGTCTTATCCTATTGATAATCTAGCGTTATTAGCTGTTGGGCGAGAGAGTGTCGATATTACTCATACTAAGGCAGTCAAATCGCTGATAAATGATTTTCAGCCTACTATTGTGATAAATGCAGCAGCCTATACCAATGTTGAGCAAGCAGAGCATCATCCAGAAGTCGCTGAAAAGACAAATGTAAAAGGAGTGCAAAACTTAGCTGAAGCAACTGCACAGATAGGGGCTTGTTTAATACATTTATCCAGTGATTATGTCTTTGATGGGCAATTAAAGCAACCTTATCATGAAGAGGATTTAACAAACCCGTTAAATCAGTACGGAAAAACAAAACTAGCAGGGGAGCTAATCGTAAAAAGTATTAATCCACGGCATATTATTTTACGAACATCATGGGTCTTTAGTGAACAAGGGCATAATTTTGTTAAGACAATATTAAGGTTAGCCAAAGAAAAAGAAACTTTACAAATAGTGGCTGATCAAATAGGCGCACCTACTTATGCAGGGGATATTGCTCAGGTTTTAGTCCAAATAGCCTTACAAATACAAGAGGGAAGAGAAGATGTGTTTGGCTTATATCATTTCTCTGGCTTTCCCTATATTAGTTGGTATCTATTTGCTCAGTTTATTTTAGCGCAAACACAACAGCAGAAAATACTTAGTAAACTTCCTACACTTTTACCGATAAGTAGCAAGGAGTATGCTTCAATAGTAAAGCGCCCACTTAATACTTGTTTAGCTATGGATAAAATAAAGCGTACCTTTGCTATTGAACCAAGTGATTGGCAAAAAGCATTAGTAAAATTACATCCGTATATAGAGTGA